From Clostridia bacterium, the proteins below share one genomic window:
- a CDS encoding YlmC/YmxH family sporulation protein, with product MSQVRLSELIGKDIINLQTGCRLGIVADSDLIIDTETGEIQSIILPSRGGIFGFLDRHNLTIPWSAVKKIGNEVIIVDLDETHLNYKHLHY from the coding sequence ATGTCACAAGTAAGATTAAGTGAGTTAATTGGCAAGGATATTATTAATTTGCAGACTGGGTGCCGTTTGGGAATAGTTGCAGATTCGGATTTAATTATTGATACAGAAACTGGAGAAATTCAGTCAATTATTTTACCAAGTAGAGGTGGTATCTTTGGTTTTTTGGATCGCCATAATCTTACTATCCCTTGGTCAGCCGTAAAAAAAATTGGTAATGAGGTAATTATTGTTGATTTAGATGAAACTCATTTGAATTACAAGCATTTGCATTATTGA